The Capsicum annuum cultivar UCD-10X-F1 chromosome 3, UCD10Xv1.1, whole genome shotgun sequence genomic sequence TTTAGAGTATGTGCatgttaatataataatattatattacaAAAGGATCaggatatatatatagatagggGGAGAAATTGAGAGAGTACGTGCTATATTAATGGTGGAAGTGGGTGTTCATATTTTTGAAATACATGTTTATGTAACGTACGCAGGAAAAGGAGGCAGACAGTACAGTACCATCTTTGGCCAGACATGAAAAGCAACCAATTCTGCCCACATCAGATAACCAATGTACCCTAAAACGCCACGGTACACTCAGCACTCCCCccctcctctctctctctctctctttctgcAGTACTATATTTTAGCCTCATCTGAATCAACTTTTTATACCTCTATTTCACTATTTGTCTTATTTTACTCTCCAGTATTATCTGTTGAACGAGTTTTTATTGGTTGTTCAAAAGCTTTAGCTGGTTCTTGGAAAATGCATTCTCATTATCCCTTTTTTCGCTTTTCAGCAGACAATCAAAGTCTGGATCCCAAGATGAACAACATCAAGATGGGTTCTGTTTACGAGATTGATCATATATATTTGCCACCCAGGACCCCAGTTCAACTCAAGTCCATACGAGTAGCTATGGTGTGAATATTATATTACATTATTCCTGATGTTATTTACAAAAAACTactacatatgtatgtataattGTTTTATAGTTGTAAATTAATAGCCGGCTATTATATATTTGGTTTTTCCTCAGGTGAGTGAGAAAACTCCATTGAATATGGCAGTGAGGTTCCCGAGCATGGAGTCACTACAAACATACTTTAGCAATAGCACCCGAGAGATGTATCCAGCTCTTGATGAGAAGTTTGTCATGGGAACAGCACTGGCTAATAAGGTGCTTCTCCGCGAAGTTCCTTCCCAGGAATTTACTGAGAAGAAGCATCTTCACAGCTTCTGGTTGCTCAACTCCACTTTGGCTCTTCCTCCCAAGAGTGGACTTCTCTTATCTCAGCTCAAGGTCAATGGTATGGTTACATGGGGGATACGCCGCCAAGTCAAGTTCTTGGGGAGACACGAAGAAAGCAAGAACACTAATTCTTCTTCCAGTTTCGTTCAAGGAGATGAAATACCAAAGGTGAAACAAGTACCTGCTAAAGaagaagatgacgatgatgaagaagaagaggatGAGGAAGGAGGTGATGAAGATGATCAAGAGGATGAAGTGTTAAAGCAAGAAGATGAAGAAACAGAAGAGAATGATGATGATGGGGAAGCTGTAACAGAGAAGGGTAACAGGAACCTGAAGAGAAAAAGATATAGCTTAAGAGCAACTACAGCAAAACAGTCAAAGAAATCAAGAGTCGAGACTCAAAGGAAGAAAAACAAGATTAAGAAGAAAAACAATTGCAGGCAGTTGACAGTATACAAAGACCCCAAAGACCGTTGGTCTACAGAGAGGTAAATAAAGCTACTAATTCTATTATGTATTGTAGTTTCAGGAAAACAATTCTCTTTGATTACTTTCTAATGTCCACACTGAAATCCTGAAGGTACAAGTTGGCGGAGAAGAACTTAATGGAGGTGATGAAGGCAAAGGGCGCAATGGCTAATAACCCTATTCTCCGGCCAGAGTTGAGAGCAGAGGCACGGAAGAGCATTGGAGATACTGGCCTGTTGGATCATCTGCTCAAGCACATGGCCGGTAAGATTGCACCTGGAGGAAGTGAACGTTTTCGTCGCAGGCACAATGCTGAGGGTTCAATGGAGTATTGGCTGGAGAGTGCTGACCTAGTTAACATCAGGAAGGAGGCTGGTGTTAATGATCCTTATTGGATTCCCCCACCTGGTTGGAAGCTCGGAGATTCCCCCACTCAACACCCCGTCTGTGCCCACGAATTTAAgcacctgaaaaatgagattgtAGTACTCAAAAGGTTGGCTGAAAATGCTTGCTACTACTAGTTTGTCAAAGTGCATGTCATGTCCATGTCCaaggaaaaaaaagttgtttcttGTCGAGTTTTGATGGTTTTGTTATATCTGTAAATATTGGTTTGTAAACAGAGACTGGGAGGAGATGGTGCTTTCCAAGAAACTGTTGGAAGAAGAAGTTAGAAAGCTGAAAAGGTGATGATTCTATACTGTAATTTAAGCTTTTACGTTGGTCATTTATTATTTATGGCTGTGTTAATATGTTCTTTTTTATTTGAGCAGAAATAATGAAGAGTTCGAATTGAAGAAGCAACAAGAAACAAAAGCTATTGAGATTTCAAGGACAGCAATTCCATCAATGGTATTTATTTCTAAAAGCCAAAGTTTGTCTTTAGATGGTTTCCAATTAATAACACGTTTGGTAAGTAAACTTCATGTTCTGTTTTTTTGGCAGGAGAGGTGCAAGAAACAATTAATGATAGCCAATTCAGAATTCATGGGGAAAATGGAGGTATTCTAATTAATTAACCCCTTCTGGATAAACTCTTGTCCTCCACTTGTGTTAAATTAGTAATAGACCCCTAGTTTAAATTTGGTCAGATGGACCTATGCATATTGCTTTGCATGTAGCCACACAATGCTTGGAATTATAGATGCAACTCAAACTTTCATAGTTTCATTATGCTTTAACTAACACATTTCTGATGTCTCTTTTTAATCAAAAATGTGCTATTTCCCTTCTTTGGTTATCTGAGTTTTTTGTTGCTGGTTAGGAATGCAGGGGTAAGGGAGAAGGTGGGGTTGGGTGAGGAGTAGGGGTGCATGTTACTGTACGATATATATGCATGTTACTGTTGGAGCCATGATAGTTTTAGTACTTACAATTTCTTTGGACTGTTAAATGTTAATTGGGTGATGAATACAGGAAAAGTTTCTGAGCCTGGTGTCTAAACTGGAAGAAAAAGAAAGGTCGATCACTACATTAATATTGTCGAGTACTGAGCAATTAGCTGAAGTTAAGAAAAAGGAAGTGGAACTAGGAAGTGAGAAGCTGGGAGGGCAAGCAGTAGACGTAGCAATGGAGAGATCACATGATCAGAGCAAGGAGCTAACAGCAATTAACCCCAGAAAAGCAAAAAGTAGTGCCGCAGCAGCTGAAGGAAAAGCTGCCAAGATACAAAGGCTTAAGAGTGGGTTCAGACTGTGTAAACCCCAGGGTAGTTTTCTTTGGCCAAACATGGTCCGCAAGAGTAGTGGTTGTAACATGTCCCCCCAGGTTGTGGTCCAGGTTGAAGATCTTCATATGGTCCAAACACCACCCTCAGTTTCTTCTTCCACTGCCACAGCTCCTCCATTGCTGCCTTACACTAATTTTCATAACAACCACCCAGCTTCCCCTGTCAAGCCTGTCCCTGAAAGACGAGCAGTCACCGTTACTGTCTCCACCATCTCTAGTGAAACTCGCTATGAACCCGGGGATAACATGAATTACTCAACTGGAAACAAGACAACTACAATGATCAACTTAAATGATGTCCCTCTCAACATTGGTGAAGGACTTCGCCGAACTCCAACATCAAGACAAACTATAACCACAACAACTACTGTCATGCCTCATGTGAGTATCATTTATCCTCTCTCAACGTGCATTCGATCTAGTTAATTATTTATGTTCCTTGATAATTGATTGCCACCTTAATTCTGTATGTATGTACTCAAGACATTGTCCTCTCCGGTGAAGGGAGTCAACATGAGTAAACCAAGGCAAGCTTCAGGGGATGACAGGGCTAGCCAGGCTAGCATCAGCGAGAAAGAGTTCAGTCAGCAACAAGCAAGCAAATGCTGCTCTTCATCTGCCACATCCTTGCCCCAGGGAGCTGCAAGTTGGTTAGTTCTGGCTACTCCAAGAAACACTGCCTCAGACGAGTCCATCATTTAGGGGGGAACTAAATAGACTAGTAGTCGTGGTAACTAAGACTATCCTTTGTTTTTAAGCATAAGTTGAAGATGCTGTTTTTGTTGGCAACTTGAAGGAGTTGCTTTTGCAGTGGATGCTTGCTTACCCTCTAATGGTATCAGTAGGAATCTAAATCACAAGATAAGTGTATGTTTAATTCTCAGAATGTTCGGGTTCTTTATCCCCCGTAATAGAAAATTGATCTCTGATGCTTTTCTTTCCAAaattgaattgttgaaaatacACAGCTGTCTAGTACCCTACGTTTCAACTACTGTATGATGAGATTATTGTTAACCTAAATAACGAAGCATGTAAAGCGCATGgaagtgcaaaaaaaaaaaatactcgaGCATGCCATATCCATCCTAAGTTACAGAAGAGGAAATATGTGATTCGAATTCAAATGACACTTCTACAAAATGAATACATAATGATTTATGGTATTAAAGTTTTCATTTAAACCACCAGCAAGTGACTGAGAACTATGGCATTAAAAGTTTTCATTTAAACCACCAGCAAGTGACTGAGAACAGACTTCGCACCCTTCAATTTCATCAAAGGGGTGCCACTAAAAACACAGCAGCAGTAATTGAACTTCAAACTGCTTGATTTCATCGACAGAAGGAGAAAAAAACAGGTAAAATAATGGCATCATTTTCATTCAATGCGTACTTATTGTACGAAATTAAAACCTGCAAAATGTGCCTTTGAACTATACGAACATTAAAAGcaggggcggagccagcctttcgttagggggttcggatgaacccttcaacggaaaaatatatcatttatatataattaaaattattttttatgtggttatagtaggtgttgaaccctcTTCgattaagttttctttgaatattgaactcaTTAGTTGAAATCCTGACTCCGCCTCTAATTAAAAGTTACTCTTGTGCAATGAATGTCTTCATTAATTATGTTCGATATTACTTCCATGTGTGCGTTCTCTTTTACACATCCATCTaaagaaatattaattaaaaagaatttcaaCTGTTTTACATAAGTATTTTATAATCTTTTTTCATTGaatatttattctatttatcTGTTATCACCCTCATATATAATTGAACTGTTTGTTGTCTTATACAGATGCAACTGCAtcgaaaatgaaaataaatataattataggCAGGCATTCCAGCTTCTGCAGTAGAGTCGGATCTCACTGAAGTTGACACATCGAGACTGAACAGCTGTGAGCTTTCTTATATCATCCAATGTGTGAGATGCACTGAAGGTTATCTAGGGATGGCAATGGGGGCGGTGTGGGTGCGGGGCGGTGTGGGTTTTAAGCTATATGGGGTGGTGCGGTACGATTGCGGGGCggtttaaagtaatttttttttaaatagtgtAGTGTGGTGCGGATTGCGGATATTTGcggttttaaattaaaaaagctaaaaattagtattattcttgtaaatatacctaaaattatatgtattctttacttaaatttttatgatacttaaaacgaCGTCAATAagactacaaataaataattttatagtttttttaatatctctattcattttaataaaaatatgatattcgatcattacttgtacacatgatacttttttagaatttcttagtgaaaagtgatataatagaaattaattattatttcctagttgtagatttgaaaatattacGATTTTTAATGAAgttacaaaattttcaaaaaaactacaaatgaaaacaaaaacaTGGGGTGGTGCGGTGCGGCGTAGGTATGAGTGTGGGGCGGGTTTATGTGAATTTAAAGGTGATGCGGTGCGGTACAATGCGATTTTAAAACTTGCGGGTTTAGAAAAAATCCGCACCGCGCGACACCATTGTCATCCCTAAGGCTATCCTTAATCTGAGAGGAATAGGCCAGAGTGTGTTTGAGTTCaaataaaatgagagaagaaactaaaaattatatttcatgtgTAGTAAAAATCCAAGATGAGCCACTGGccagaaaaaaaaatttgagcaATGCGCGATTGATGACCAAAAACATCATAAAGCATGTCAAAATCGAGGATAGTTTTCATTCAACGTTCCTAAAAAACAAAGACACCCCAACTCTAGGATAGCAGATTATAAAGAAAGTAATGCAATATATAATTATCATGAAGATGATGTGAAAAAATCTTTTGATGTGGTTGTCACAAATATGGATTGAGGAAGACCAAAGTACATTTGAAGTGCTGGATAAAGCTATACATTTCCTGCACCATATCAGACGATGAAGAAGGAATGGAGATGAGAGACCAGGGTGCAAATTACACCAGAGAAAAAAAAGGCGACTTCTCCCATCTATCTAAAATTTAGTTAGAAGAGTTACTCGATACCTACACTATTGGGAGGATGAAGGTACGGGAAAATAGGTGAGGTTCACACAAATGGTTCAACATCAacattatttaagtaacaaatagGAATGAAGGATGGAGAAAGTATCCACTTCTCTCAGCTAAAAGATGAGATACAAAAACAAATATTGTCATCTATAAAGTGGCTTCGAATAAAAGCAAGGAAAAAGACTCAGATATGTcattaaactatcagaaatgacttatttatgtcatccgttaaaagttgggttTATTCATGTCATCGTCGTTATAAAATTGGTTCATcgatgccattactttttaacggtggttttctaaaaaattattttaccacGTGGTCTCTTATTAAAGGTCcacgttattttttattttttatttttagttttgatccatTAAGAAGAATTCACCCACACTCAACCTATCACCTTAACTcactttaatattactcttaattttgaccctagatttaaacataaatataatcattTAGTTTTCGAACAAAAAATTTACACACTTGAATACTACGTTTAAAATAATACaggttagaataattaataatttaaaatgacaaatgaataaattatgattaaaaattaatttattttgactctcgaaatctgaacatcatcacataatttaaGACGAAGAGAATACCACATAAATGAAGGACCACAGcttttaattaggaagaatacctaaaaatcccttctaaatttggattataagttttataattgaattattggtagtcttaattatttcGTGAATTTAGCTATTTGGTAGCCTTTATACTCTTTAACGTGGACGAGACGtagaacataatttttttctgcGTGGGTGGATTCTATAATATACACATTAAAGATCCATTAATATACACATAAATAGTGTCTGCGTGAGTAGGTACCaaacaacactaaaaaatatGTGGACTGAAAACACCCTACGTACCTGGATGgtggtcttttatttattttatatttttttaaactctaacacgcctaaaaataaattatgctcTACGTCTCGTCCACGTTAAAGAGTATAAAGGCTACCAAATAGCCAAGTCCACCCaataattaagactaccaataattcaattatacaacTTATAATCTAAATTTAGAAGGAATTTTTAGGTATTCGtcctaattaaaagttgtggTCCTTCATATGTGGTATTCTCTTCGTCCTAAATTATGTAATGATGTTCGGATTTCGAGAgtcaaaacaaattattttttaatcacaatttattcatttgtcatcttaaattattaattattctaacctatactattttaaacgtagtattcaagtgtgtaaatttcatgttcgaagactaaatgattatatatatgtttaaatctagggtcaaaattaagagtaatattaaagtgggttaagATGATAGGTTAAGTGTGGGTAAATTCTTCTCAATGgatcaaaacttaaaaataaaaaataaaagattaaaaaaaatgacgtgaacctctaataagaggccacgtggTAAAGCAGTTTTTTttaaaaccaccgttaaaaagtaatggtatGGATGAACCAATTTTATAACGgtgatgacatgaatgagcccaacttttaacggatgacataaatgagtcatttatgATAATTCAGTTGCATATTTAAACCTTTTCCCTAAATGCAATAACTAAATTTTCCATTTGATAAATAGATTTACCATGGACAACAGCAATTAAAGGCACCGGGATAGAAGTTGCAAATATGAAAGAGcatattattgattatattagttGCTTCAATTTCTTGCTGTTCGTTTAGCATTTCAACCCAAAGTAATTGTGGGTCGCAACAGACAATTTGACTATCACAAAGGCGAGCAGAGTGGCCAaaatcaaattttctttttttttcttcttaaaataaaGGCGGCTATTATTGGATtgttcaaagaactcaacatGTGACAGAAATAAAGCATTTAAGCACTCCTAGAGAGGCCTATTTCAAATATAAAGGAGTGAAAATTCCCGATAAATAAGTAATATAGCAGACAAGGTATTGCCATTATCATGGATAGATATCTTCAACTCAAACTTCAAGGATATAGAACCACAACTTCTAAACTTCAAAGAGTTTTATGTGTGAACCGCACAAATAAAGGTAAGCAAAATCAATCCTCTACATAGACTAGTTCAGCTTCTCATGAAGCAAGACTAGCACCAAGCTGTTATTCAACTATTAACTGGCTTCAGTGTTGGGAGTCTCAGCAGTACATAAAATATTTTGCTCCTAAATGCAAGTCTCACGTCCATAAACCAAATTAATCAACAGAAGATAAGAACCATAAATCAGTGCAATATTGACGATGTTAAATCAGATAGCATAtgcatcaactttttttttgttcttccaaTAGTTGTACCTGCATATGTATCCGCCATGGAAACCTGAAGCCTTGCTCAAAGTACCTAGGAAAATGTCCAAACAACTCAGCTGCACCAGTAGCAGTTTCACCACAAAGAGATGTTGCATGAGCCTACGAGTGGAAGAGAAAGAACTGAGTTCCGTCACAATCTACTAAGCTATCATGGAGACCCTATTAACTAGCAAATGATTATATGAACAAGATTTAGGGAGAAAGTAAATGAATATGGACAACTTTTGTTAGGCAAGTGTGCAATGGGAACAAATTCTTAGATGAGGTGTCTTATCGAAAGACGTGGACAAGTTTAAGGGGCCGCTAATGACTTTAGCCTACTTTTGTCAATCACTGCACTATATCTGTCCAACAAACCTTACCATACAAGTAACTAATCAAAGAGAAGCAATTCTCTAAGTGCCTTTGTTTTAGAGAACTGGTAAGTTATTATGAATTCACAACTGTCGTAACTCCTGTTATCTCAACTTTTGAGTTTActattttgtctttcttttcctTGTAGATTTTCTTGGATGATGCCCGTGCATATGTAATTgataaagattgaaactttaatCAAGGCTAACCTATCAGTAAT encodes the following:
- the LOC107865223 gene encoding protein DYAD-like is translated as MVMETYYRKRSKKINQANLEKEADSTVPSLARHEKQPILPTSDNQCTLKRHDNQSLDPKMNNIKMGSVYEIDHIYLPPRTPVQLKSIRVAMVSEKTPLNMAVRFPSMESLQTYFSNSTREMYPALDEKFVMGTALANKVLLREVPSQEFTEKKHLHSFWLLNSTLALPPKSGLLLSQLKVNGMVTWGIRRQVKFLGRHEESKNTNSSSSFVQGDEIPKVKQVPAKEEDDDDEEEEDEEGGDEDDQEDEVLKQEDEETEENDDDGEAVTEKGNRNLKRKRYSLRATTAKQSKKSRVETQRKKNKIKKKNNCRQLTVYKDPKDRWSTERYKLAEKNLMEVMKAKGAMANNPILRPELRAEARKSIGDTGLLDHLLKHMAGKIAPGGSERFRRRHNAEGSMEYWLESADLVNIRKEAGVNDPYWIPPPGWKLGDSPTQHPVCAHEFKHLKNEIVVLKRDWEEMVLSKKLLEEEVRKLKRNNEEFELKKQQETKAIEISRTAIPSMERCKKQLMIANSEFMGKMEEKFLSLVSKLEEKERSITTLILSSTEQLAEVKKKEVELGSEKLGGQAVDVAMERSHDQSKELTAINPRKAKSSAAAAEGKAAKIQRLKSGFRLCKPQGSFLWPNMVRKSSGCNMSPQVVVQVEDLHMVQTPPSVSSSTATAPPLLPYTNFHNNHPASPVKPVPERRAVTVTVSTISSETRYEPGDNMNYSTGNKTTTMINLNDVPLNIGEGLRRTPTSRQTITTTTTVMPHTLSSPVKGVNMSKPRQASGDDRASQASISEKEFSQQQASKCCSSSATSLPQGAASWLVLATPRNTASDESII